CAGATCGCCCGCCGGAAACTTAGGATGATAAATAATTCACACAATATCAATGATTTGCGTATTCCACCAGCGAATAGATTAGAAAAACTCGAAGGGAAAATATATAAAGGAATGTACTCTATCAGAATAAATGATAAGTGGAGAATTATCTTCGAATGGAATAGCCCAAATGCTTCAAATGTTAAAATTATAGATTACCATTAATATGTCTAAATTAAAGAACATTCACCCAGGGGAAGTTCTGAAGAAGGAATTCTTAGAACCAATGGAGATAAGCATGTACAGATTATCAAAGGAAATTCTAGTGCCTCAGACCAGGATGTCTGAAATCATAAAGGGAAAGAGAAGCATTTCTGCTGATACAGCAATGAGATTGTCAATATATTTTGGGAATACCGCAAATTTTTGGTTAGGACTGCAGAATGATTTTGATATTGAGCAAGAGAAAAAATTAAAAAAAAAGGAATTTGCTAAAATTAAAGAGATAAAATATGACTGGGCATAACATCAGCTAGGATGACAGCGCAAGGCGCAATCGCATGGCTGAGAAACGTTATGCTCGACCATAATAAAAAGTTAGTAAAAAATAAAGTGTCGTATTAAAGAAACTATTATCTTTGTCAAAATGTTATGAATGAAAGACCTTTTTAGGGTTGAATTGCTTGATGAGGCTACTGAATTTATTGAGCAACTTGATCAAAAGACTAGAGATAAAGTCTTTTACAACCTTAAAAAAGCATCCAAAAAGCAGGATTCAGAATTATTTAAGCAATTGGACAATGAAATCTGATATTTTAGAACACTTTACAATCGGCAAAAAATCAGATTATTTGCATTTTGGGATAAACAAGATAAGAAAGATACGTTGGTCATTGCTACTCATGGTATTATAAAGAAAAGTGATAAACCTTCAATATCTGAAATAGATCACGCAAAAAATTTAAGGAAGCATTATTTAAATACGAAAAATTTAAAATAATGAAAACAACAAGTTTAGATACTTTAATAGATAAACATATTGGAAAAATTGGAACTAAAAAACGAGATGCATTTGAAAATGAACTTCGATTAGATTTACTTGGTGAGGCTGTGAAAAAGGCCAGAAAAGAAAGAAACCTAACACAAGAGCAACTTGGAAAATTAGTGGGAGTACAAAAATCACAAATTTCAAAAATAGAAAATTCTGTAACTGACGCACGATTTGACACCATGTTAAAAGTTTTTAAAGCTCTAAAGGCCAAGGTAAACTTTAGTGTTGAGATTGATAAAACAAAACTAATGTTAAATGAATAAAATAAAGGCCAGAGCATAACAATGTATAAGACGATAAATCGGCTAACGCCTCGCATCGCTTATACTTGGACGTTCGAGGAAATACCTTCGGCAATCCCTCGAACGGAGCACTGATTTTGTGCCATCGGAGATAGATGCCTTCGGCAAATCCCCGAACAATGGCTTAAAACCATTATAACGGCCCAAAGCCAGTGCCCGGGAGAGCCAATACCCAAATATATTAAAAGTTTTTTAGAAGGTAAATAATTGTTTACCTTTGCCTTATTGAAGTGTTCTGAACTATATAGAATCTTGATTAAGGCTGGGTGGTTTCCAATCAGTCAAAAGGGATCGCATATTAAACTGAAGCATTTATTAAAAAGTAAAATAATAATTTTTCCAAATCATGGGAGTCAGGAAATCGGCAAGGGTCTTGAAATGAAAATTCTAAAACTAGCTGGAATTAAAAAAAAATGAAAACCAAAAGAATAGTAAAAATTGAAATAATAGTGGAGAAAACCAAAACTGGGTTCTCCGCCTACACTGAAAATTTACCAATATTTACAACAGGAAAAACTTTGGCACAACTAATAGGCAATGCCTATGAAGCCACTCAATTGTATTTTGAAGATAAAAAAAATAATTCAACCAAATTTACGATTAAATATCAAGTAGACTTCAAACAATTCTTTCAATACTATCGTGTTCTTAATGCTAAAGTAAT
This window of the Saprospiraceae bacterium genome carries:
- a CDS encoding type II toxin-antitoxin system RelE/ParE family toxin — translated: MILSFGDKETSLVWDGSISQKLPIKIQQIARRKLRMINNSHNINDLRIPPANRLEKLEGKIYKGMYSIRINDKWRIIFEWNSPNASNVKIIDYH
- a CDS encoding HigA family addiction module antidote protein translates to MSKLKNIHPGEVLKKEFLEPMEISMYRLSKEILVPQTRMSEIIKGKRSISADTAMRLSIYFGNTANFWLGLQNDFDIEQEKKLKKKEFAKIKEIKYDWA
- a CDS encoding helix-turn-helix transcriptional regulator produces the protein MKTTSLDTLIDKHIGKIGTKKRDAFENELRLDLLGEAVKKARKERNLTQEQLGKLVGVQKSQISKIENSVTDARFDTMLKVFKALKAKVNFSVEIDKTKLMLNE
- a CDS encoding type II toxin-antitoxin system HicA family toxin, producing MKCSELYRILIKAGWFPISQKGSHIKLKHLLKSKIIIFPNHGSQEIGKGLEMKILKLAGIKKK
- a CDS encoding type II toxin-antitoxin system HicB family antitoxin; this encodes MKTKRIVKIEIIVEKTKTGFSAYTENLPIFTTGKTLAQLIGNAYEATQLYFEDKKNNSTKFTIKYQVDFKQFFQYYRVLNAKVIAEKIGMNPTLLSQYVQGKKKPSQQQTERIINAIHELGVELSSINLVNA